The proteins below are encoded in one region of Apium graveolens cultivar Ventura chromosome 4, ASM990537v1, whole genome shotgun sequence:
- the LOC141721724 gene encoding protein NRT1/ PTR FAMILY 4.6-like isoform X2 has translation MPFIGNAVSLFVYFYGSMNFSLTKSATMLTNYMGSTFLLSLLGGFVCDTYLSGFRSCVLFGAIEVLGYAVLATQAFIEHLRPLPCKDDFTLSPNQCEKADSGQVAMLYTGLYLVALGGGGMKAAIPSFGADQYDERDPEEAAMIPTYFNWFFFSLVSGALLGCTFFVWVSTEQGWDWAFAVSTISVLAAVLFLCTGVSFYRHNDPKGSPLTRIAQVFVVAFRNRNLPLPENAEGFHEIAGNKDGTGTEILKKTDQFTFLDRAAIIRTPDTSNAGPLSVCTVTQVEEAKVIVRMLPILVSTIFMNTCLAQHQTFALQQANTMDRKVLGIDIPASSIPVIPLFLMFIVLPIYDRICVPALQKLTGIPTGIRHLQRIGIGLVLSTIAMVVAGYVETRRKHIAVRHKMVDSPGPLPMSVLWLGIQYGIFGMADMFTLVGLLNFFYSESSAEMKSLGTSFTWFSSAIGYFLSTLIVNVVDDVSDGWLSSNNLNRDKLNYFYYLLAALSVLNFGFYLLCSSWYRYKDEGIKASTIDRLHNLEARVG, from the exons ATGCCGTTTATAGGGAATGCAGTGAGCTTATTTGTTTACTTCTATGGATCCATGAACTTCAGTCTGACAAAATCAGCAACAATGCTTACTAATTACATGGGATCTACGTTCTTGCTATCGCTCTTGGGAGGCTTTGTTTGTGATACTTACTTGTCCGGATTCAGAAGTTGTGTTCTGTTTGGAGCTATAGAAGTCTTG GGCTATGCAGTTCTAGCAACACAGGCATTTATCGAGCACCTGAGACCTTTGCCTTGCAAGGATGATTTCACACTCTCACCGAATCAATGTGAGAAAGCAGACAGTGGCCAAGTTGCAATGCTCTACACCGGTTTGTATTTAGTCGCGCTAGGGGGAGGTGGGATGAAAGCAGCAATCCCCTCATTTGGAGCTGATCAATATGATGAGCGCGATCCTGAAGAAGCAGCAATGATTCCTACTTACTTTAACTGGTTCTTCTTTTCACTTGTTAGCGGAGCTTTGTTGGGTTGCACTTTCTTCGTTTGGGTTAGCACTGAGCAAGGTTGGGATTGGGCGTTTGCAGTATCTACTATATCAGTACTAGCTGCAGTTTTGTTCCTATGCACTGGGGTTTCGTTTTATAGGCATAATGACCCCAAAGGAAGCCCGCTCACTCGGATAGCACAG GTCTTTGTGGTTGCATTTAGAAACCGTAACCTTCCACTTCCAGAAAACGCAGAGGGATTTCATGAGATTGCTGGTAATAAAGATGGAACAGGAACTGAGATTCTCAAGAAAACAGACCAATTCAC GTTCCTGGATCGCGCAGCCATTATTAGGACTCCAGATACATCGAATGCAGGACCTTTGTCAGTGTGCACAGTGACACAAGTTGAGGAAGCAAAAGTAATTGTACGAATGCTTCCAATTCTAGTTAGCACAATTTTTATGAACACATGTTTGGCTCAACACCAAACTTTTGCTCTCCAACAAGCTAATACCATGGACAGGAAAGTCCTTGGAATTGACATCCCCGCCTCATCAATACCTGTCATTCCACTATTCTTAATGTTCATTGTGTTGCCAATATATGACCGCATTTGTGTTCCAGCACTTCAAAAGTTGACAGGAATCCCTACTGGTATCCGACATCTTCAACGTATTGGAATTGGCCTCGTTCTCTCAACCATTGCTATGGTAGTAGCTGGATATGTAGAGACAAGACGGAAGCATATCGCTGTCAGGCATAAGATGGTGGACTCTCCAGGCCCTCTGCCAATGAGTGTGTTATGGTTAGGAATCCAGTATGGTATATTTGGAATGGCTGATATGTTCACACTGGTTGGACTGCTGAACTTCTTCTACTCGGAGAGTTCAGCTGAAATGAAGTCATTAGGCACCTCATTCACATGGTTTTCGTCAGCCATTGGATATTTCTTGAGCACACTGATCGTGAATGTGGTGGATGATGTCAGTGACGGGTGGCTTAGTAGTAATAACCTGAACCGCGATAAACTGAATTATTTCTATTATTTGTTAGCAGCGTTGAGTGTCCTCAATTTCGGGTTTTACCTGCTGTGTTCGTCTTGGTATCGATACAAAGACGAGGGAATCAAAGCATCAACCATAGACCGTTTACATAATCTCGAGGCAAGGGTCGGTTGA
- the LOC141721724 gene encoding protein NRT1/ PTR FAMILY 4.5-like isoform X1 has protein sequence MSNEAEVETEQKERTRRGGRRATLFVFVTSGLENMPFIGNAVSLFVYFYGSMNFSLTKSATMLTNYMGSTFLLSLLGGFVCDTYLSGFRSCVLFGAIEVLGYAVLATQAFIEHLRPLPCKDDFTLSPNQCEKADSGQVAMLYTGLYLVALGGGGMKAAIPSFGADQYDERDPEEAAMIPTYFNWFFFSLVSGALLGCTFFVWVSTEQGWDWAFAVSTISVLAAVLFLCTGVSFYRHNDPKGSPLTRIAQVFVVAFRNRNLPLPENAEGFHEIAGNKDGTGTEILKKTDQFTFLDRAAIIRTPDTSNAGPLSVCTVTQVEEAKVIVRMLPILVSTIFMNTCLAQHQTFALQQANTMDRKVLGIDIPASSIPVIPLFLMFIVLPIYDRICVPALQKLTGIPTGIRHLQRIGIGLVLSTIAMVVAGYVETRRKHIAVRHKMVDSPGPLPMSVLWLGIQYGIFGMADMFTLVGLLNFFYSESSAEMKSLGTSFTWFSSAIGYFLSTLIVNVVDDVSDGWLSSNNLNRDKLNYFYYLLAALSVLNFGFYLLCSSWYRYKDEGIKASTIDRLHNLEARVG, from the exons ATG AGCAACGAAGCAGAGGTGGAAACCGAGCAGAAAGAGAGAACGAGACGAGGAGGAAGGAGAGCTACCTTGTTTGTGTTTG TAACGAGTGGGCTCGAGAACATGCCGTTTATAGGGAATGCAGTGAGCTTATTTGTTTACTTCTATGGATCCATGAACTTCAGTCTGACAAAATCAGCAACAATGCTTACTAATTACATGGGATCTACGTTCTTGCTATCGCTCTTGGGAGGCTTTGTTTGTGATACTTACTTGTCCGGATTCAGAAGTTGTGTTCTGTTTGGAGCTATAGAAGTCTTG GGCTATGCAGTTCTAGCAACACAGGCATTTATCGAGCACCTGAGACCTTTGCCTTGCAAGGATGATTTCACACTCTCACCGAATCAATGTGAGAAAGCAGACAGTGGCCAAGTTGCAATGCTCTACACCGGTTTGTATTTAGTCGCGCTAGGGGGAGGTGGGATGAAAGCAGCAATCCCCTCATTTGGAGCTGATCAATATGATGAGCGCGATCCTGAAGAAGCAGCAATGATTCCTACTTACTTTAACTGGTTCTTCTTTTCACTTGTTAGCGGAGCTTTGTTGGGTTGCACTTTCTTCGTTTGGGTTAGCACTGAGCAAGGTTGGGATTGGGCGTTTGCAGTATCTACTATATCAGTACTAGCTGCAGTTTTGTTCCTATGCACTGGGGTTTCGTTTTATAGGCATAATGACCCCAAAGGAAGCCCGCTCACTCGGATAGCACAG GTCTTTGTGGTTGCATTTAGAAACCGTAACCTTCCACTTCCAGAAAACGCAGAGGGATTTCATGAGATTGCTGGTAATAAAGATGGAACAGGAACTGAGATTCTCAAGAAAACAGACCAATTCAC GTTCCTGGATCGCGCAGCCATTATTAGGACTCCAGATACATCGAATGCAGGACCTTTGTCAGTGTGCACAGTGACACAAGTTGAGGAAGCAAAAGTAATTGTACGAATGCTTCCAATTCTAGTTAGCACAATTTTTATGAACACATGTTTGGCTCAACACCAAACTTTTGCTCTCCAACAAGCTAATACCATGGACAGGAAAGTCCTTGGAATTGACATCCCCGCCTCATCAATACCTGTCATTCCACTATTCTTAATGTTCATTGTGTTGCCAATATATGACCGCATTTGTGTTCCAGCACTTCAAAAGTTGACAGGAATCCCTACTGGTATCCGACATCTTCAACGTATTGGAATTGGCCTCGTTCTCTCAACCATTGCTATGGTAGTAGCTGGATATGTAGAGACAAGACGGAAGCATATCGCTGTCAGGCATAAGATGGTGGACTCTCCAGGCCCTCTGCCAATGAGTGTGTTATGGTTAGGAATCCAGTATGGTATATTTGGAATGGCTGATATGTTCACACTGGTTGGACTGCTGAACTTCTTCTACTCGGAGAGTTCAGCTGAAATGAAGTCATTAGGCACCTCATTCACATGGTTTTCGTCAGCCATTGGATATTTCTTGAGCACACTGATCGTGAATGTGGTGGATGATGTCAGTGACGGGTGGCTTAGTAGTAATAACCTGAACCGCGATAAACTGAATTATTTCTATTATTTGTTAGCAGCGTTGAGTGTCCTCAATTTCGGGTTTTACCTGCTGTGTTCGTCTTGGTATCGATACAAAGACGAGGGAATCAAAGCATCAACCATAGACCGTTTACATAATCTCGAGGCAAGGGTCGGTTGA